The following coding sequences are from one Schizosaccharomyces osmophilus chromosome 1, complete sequence window:
- the oac1 gene encoding mitochondrial carrier, ocaloacetate family anion yields the protein MDQKLQSAVSESANVAAKPPVQPKKLGPVLGFVSGGIAACGAVTLTNPFEIIKTRFQLQGQLTKVDTSKKIYKSVPQAFRLIAKHEGIRGLQRGLGTAYIYQLFLNGCRLGFYDPIRSYLNRSFLKDPKGNSVTINVLSGAGSGFFGALFGSPFFLIKTRMQSYSPVFPIGEQYGYKHILDGFKRIVHENGVRGIFAGADAAIIRTVSGSAVQLPIYNWAKRTIEHNNLMKEGTLKHLTASSISGFGVCCCMQVFDTVMTRMYNQKNKELYKNPLDCILKTVRAEGFFALYKGFGAHLARIAPHTIFTLTFAEQTNKLFSRFSKD from the coding sequence ATGGATCAAAAGTTACAATCTGCAGTAAGCGAGTCAGCAAATGTTGCAGCAAAACCTCCAGTACAACCAAAGAAATTGGGGCCGGTATTGGGATTTGTTTCCGGAGGAATTGCTGCATGCGGTGCTGTTACTTTAACCAATCCTTTCGAAATTATCAAAACTCGCTTTCAACTTCAGGGACAGCTGACAAAGGTAGATACATCTAAAAAAATCTACAAAAGTGTCCCGCAAGCTTTCAGATTAATTGCCAAGCATGAAGGAATCCGAGGACTCCAACGAGGTCTTGGAACTGCGTACATTTATCAGCTTTTCTTAAATGGCTGTCGTCTTGGTTTTTATGACCCCATTCGCTCGTACTTGAATCGTAGCTTCCTGAAGGACCCAAAGGGTAATAGCGTGACCATCAATGTTCTTAGCGGTGCTGGATCCGGTTTCTTCGGTGCTTTGTTTGGctctcctttctttttgattaaAACCCGTATGCAGTCATACTCTCCTGTTTTCCCTATCGGTGAACAATATGGCTACAAACATATCTTGGATGGTTTCAAGCGAATTGTTCACGAAAATGGGGTTCGGGGAATTTTTGCTGGTGCCGACGCTGCTATCATTCGTACCGTGTCAGGTTCAGCCGTCCAACTTCCTATTTACAACTGGGCCAAGCGCACTATCGAACACAACAATCTTATGAAGGAGGGAACACTTAAACATTTAACCGCTAGCTCCATTTCGGGCTTTGGTGTATGTTGCTGCATGCAAGTCTTTGATACAGTTATGACTCGTATGTATaaccaaaagaacaagGAGCTTTACAAGAATCCTCTCGACTGTATCCTCAAGACAGTTCGCGCCGAAGGATTCTTCGCCTTGTATAAGGGTTTTGGCGCTCATTTGGCTAGAATTGCTCCTCATACCATATTCACGCTCACATTTGCTGAGCAAACGAACAAGCTGTTTTCTAggttttccaaagattag